The Skermanella pratensis genome has a window encoding:
- a CDS encoding DUF4214 domain-containing protein: MGIRTVFKLGNVWDQGFAAEILVFNDGPETVTDWRLSFAAPWVIQSRWNVTALPSPTGVTTFGNVGMNGTLAPGQSANVGFTAQGAPAEPVFLPSAPGQADAMPYLTVTDGFAVEGDAGTTPLTFGLSLSQASATPVTVRWETAAGGATAGTDHRNAGGTVTFAPGETRATVQVDVIGDTAAELNETVRLVLKSAEGAVPIRWQATGTIHDDDGPSPAAPGVVADGFLSTRGNEIVDAAGTPVRLAAVNWFGLESLRASPDGLNVRNWQDMMKQMADAGFNAIRLPFSSELLDGRAPANINGTLNPELVGLDGLGIIDRIVEHAGRIGLRIILDHHRSAAGDGPNQNGLWYEGAHTETEWMEDWVMLAQRYKGNSTVVAADLHNEPHGQATWGDGNPATDWEAAAERAGAAIQAVNPDWLILVEGIETYKGSWYWWGGNLQGVADDPVELPVANKLVYSPHDYPNSVYPQPWFQGDDYAAQLQGLFDTQWGFIARQNIAPVLMGEFGTKLNDPKDLVWLSKLTATLNGDLDGDGATDAGQPTAGLSWAWWSWNPNSVDTGGILADDWRTVLPEKLAAIAALRGSAFATNDGGSYSNGPVGLALAGGAGADLLRGGAGSDLIQGEGGEDRIFGGDGDDRLYGGTGNDRLEGGAGSDLIDGGPGIDTAVWTGPRRQYAVTLDTGGDGTDTVRGVEHLVFADGRYVTDAGDTAAQVHRLYGAALDRAPEPDGLLAWKAALDAGALTLARAADGFVGSEEFRFRYGPLDDRGFVEQLYRNVLDREGEETGVTYWTGALGAGLTRAEALVGFSESAENVQRTAPVVERGIWLRDDQAAAVARLYDSALDRLPDAGGLVGWTAAVKAGMTLHEAAGGFIGSNEFQQRYGAVDNAGFVDLLYRNVLDRQGDQDGLRNWIGALDAGMTRTEALVGFSESIEHKIQRAPYIDDGIWFV; encoded by the coding sequence ATGGGTATCCGTACAGTCTTCAAGCTCGGCAATGTCTGGGACCAGGGTTTCGCGGCCGAGATCCTGGTGTTCAACGACGGCCCGGAGACCGTGACCGACTGGCGCCTGTCGTTCGCCGCGCCATGGGTCATCCAGTCCCGGTGGAACGTCACCGCGCTGCCCTCGCCGACGGGGGTGACCACCTTCGGCAATGTCGGCATGAACGGGACCCTGGCGCCCGGCCAGAGCGCCAATGTTGGCTTCACGGCGCAAGGCGCCCCGGCGGAGCCGGTGTTCCTGCCGTCCGCTCCCGGCCAGGCGGACGCGATGCCGTACCTGACGGTGACCGACGGCTTCGCGGTCGAGGGGGATGCCGGCACTACGCCGCTGACGTTCGGCCTCAGCCTGTCCCAGGCTTCGGCGACGCCGGTCACGGTGCGCTGGGAGACGGCTGCGGGCGGCGCCACCGCCGGGACCGATCACCGGAACGCCGGCGGCACCGTGACCTTCGCCCCGGGCGAGACAAGGGCGACCGTCCAGGTCGACGTCATCGGCGACACCGCAGCGGAATTGAACGAGACGGTGCGGCTGGTGCTCAAGTCGGCCGAGGGGGCCGTCCCGATCCGCTGGCAGGCGACCGGAACGATCCATGACGACGACGGCCCGTCACCCGCGGCTCCGGGCGTGGTCGCCGACGGCTTCCTGTCCACCCGCGGCAACGAGATCGTCGATGCCGCCGGCACGCCTGTCCGCCTTGCCGCCGTCAACTGGTTCGGCCTGGAGTCCCTGCGCGCCTCGCCGGACGGGCTGAACGTCCGGAACTGGCAGGACATGATGAAGCAGATGGCCGACGCGGGCTTCAACGCGATCCGCCTTCCCTTCTCGTCCGAACTGCTGGACGGCAGGGCTCCGGCGAACATCAACGGCACCCTCAACCCCGAACTGGTCGGGCTCGACGGCCTCGGCATCATCGACAGGATCGTCGAGCATGCCGGGCGGATCGGGCTGCGCATCATCCTCGACCATCACCGCAGCGCCGCCGGCGATGGACCGAACCAGAACGGCTTGTGGTACGAGGGCGCCCATACCGAAACGGAGTGGATGGAAGACTGGGTGATGCTGGCCCAGCGCTACAAGGGCAACAGCACGGTGGTCGCCGCCGACCTGCACAACGAGCCGCACGGTCAGGCGACCTGGGGCGACGGCAATCCCGCCACCGACTGGGAAGCGGCGGCCGAACGCGCCGGCGCGGCGATCCAGGCGGTCAATCCCGACTGGCTGATCCTGGTCGAGGGGATCGAGACCTACAAGGGGAGCTGGTACTGGTGGGGCGGCAACCTCCAGGGGGTCGCCGACGACCCGGTCGAACTGCCCGTCGCCAACAAGCTCGTCTATTCGCCCCACGACTATCCCAACTCCGTCTATCCGCAACCCTGGTTCCAGGGCGACGACTACGCCGCGCAGCTCCAGGGCCTGTTCGACACCCAGTGGGGCTTCATCGCGCGGCAGAACATCGCCCCCGTCCTGATGGGCGAGTTCGGCACCAAGCTGAACGACCCCAAGGATCTGGTCTGGCTGTCGAAGCTCACGGCGACGCTGAACGGCGATCTGGACGGCGACGGCGCCACCGACGCCGGCCAGCCCACGGCCGGGTTATCCTGGGCCTGGTGGTCGTGGAACCCGAACTCCGTCGATACCGGCGGCATCCTGGCCGACGACTGGCGCACGGTCCTCCCGGAGAAGCTGGCGGCCATCGCGGCCTTGCGCGGCAGCGCCTTCGCCACCAACGACGGCGGTTCCTACTCGAACGGCCCGGTCGGGCTCGCGCTCGCCGGAGGCGCCGGAGCGGACCTGCTGCGCGGCGGTGCCGGAAGCGACCTGATCCAGGGCGAGGGCGGCGAAGACCGGATCTTCGGCGGTGACGGCGACGACCGCCTCTACGGCGGCACCGGCAACGACAGGCTGGAAGGTGGCGCCGGGAGCGACCTGATCGACGGCGGTCCCGGCATCGACACCGCCGTATGGACGGGACCCCGCCGGCAATACGCCGTGACCCTCGACACGGGCGGCGACGGCACGGACACCGTGCGCGGGGTCGAGCATCTGGTCTTCGCCGACGGCCGCTACGTGACCGACGCCGGGGATACCGCGGCGCAGGTCCACCGCCTCTACGGCGCAGCCCTGGACCGCGCGCCGGAGCCCGACGGCCTGCTCGCGTGGAAGGCGGCCCTGGATGCCGGAGCGCTGACGCTCGCCCGGGCGGCCGATGGTTTCGTCGGGTCCGAGGAGTTCCGGTTCCGCTATGGTCCGCTGGACGACCGGGGCTTCGTCGAGCAGCTCTACCGCAACGTCCTGGATCGCGAGGGCGAGGAGACGGGTGTGACCTACTGGACCGGCGCGCTGGGCGCCGGCCTCACGCGGGCCGAGGCGCTGGTCGGCTTCTCTGAGTCGGCGGAGAACGTCCAGCGGACCGCGCCCGTCGTCGAGCGGGGAATCTGGCTGCGCGACGACCAGGCCGCGGCGGTGGCCCGGCTTTACGACAGCGCGCTCGATCGCCTTCCCGACGCCGGAGGGCTGGTCGGCTGGACGGCGGCGGTCAAGGCCGGCATGACGCTGCACGAGGCCGCAGGGGGATTCATCGGCTCGAACGAGTTCCAGCAACGCTACGGCGCCGTGGACAATGCGGGGTTCGTCGACCTTCTGTACCGCAACGTGCTGGACCGCCAGGGCGACCAGGACGGCCTGCGGAACTGGATCGGCGCCCTGGACGCCGGGATGACACGGACCGAGGCGCTGGTCGGCTTCTCCGAATCGATCGAGCACAAGATTCAGCGGGCGCCGTACATCGACGACGGGATCTGGTTCGTTTGA
- a CDS encoding AsmA-like C-terminal domain-containing protein → MIRKAGRFTGLVLIEAVSAVLIGLTVLVALFLWRLSSGPIQVDFLTPVIEQTLNDSRMGVRVDIAETVLNWGGTGAEDGERAFDFQAFDIRARDARIYGPTGALIAAVPALGISFDMRELVQGHVQPTVLRVFQPDIQLQRGADGAIDVDVRTGDLPVEHGGVDVVEEVLKALQLPPGSQPGPLSRLSEVRISGARLTLDDRLLGQVWQAPRGDVILRRDAAGLSGNARLDLEMGNRIARLDARLRFRSADGVTEVTGRFGNVSPAALADRAPALGALSAVAMVLDGNAELRLDRAFIPMEAHIDVSGRDGAVTLPDFYAEPLELAQARLRASFDRLKRRVVVDEFTAGLGADPGGPTVSLNAVAVDLGDRRLDVTGTAETVGVPIDELRRLWPQGVAGNPRGWITENLSSGRAERARATAHAVIDLDAPEQSELKSLDSEILVKGVQVRYFKELPPVTGVDGVVRISPTTLTVDAEGGQLRDMTVGASKIVITGLDQKDQAIDIATPVSGPLRTALEVLNHKPLGFPDKLGLKPSSVGGSASARLTFKFPLFNRLTVDDIVFGAKGKLSDVSISGLLPRLPVTKADGELTLDPEKLVITGKARVNGIPADISWMESFSSKADILTRITARGEVGETDRERLGFPTRPYVTGPVGLDAVYTVAKPGQGRLAANLDLRDAGMAVELLDWTKRPGTPGTARATLELSKGDAVRLSDIALDASGLKAAGAVELAPDGAVRGVTVAGLSLGATRLAGNAAPMAGGGWKVNLSGQSLDLRPLRDGARDRNRKAAEDEVPLEVTAALGRVILGEGRSLGDVSANLQRDRKEWTAAQVNARVGQSGSHLVLQYAPEAAGRRLVLETGDAGAMLYALDLFDNIRGGSLTIVGHTDPSKPDSPLAGRIEMSDYSMVNAPVLARLLNAVSPSGLAELVEGRSLGFAKLTGEFSWEERQEKVRFNEVRTSGSALGLTMEGTVDLGAEQADLQGTIVPIYGLNRLLGSIPVLGDILTGGEGQGIFAATYQIQGPLNDPSVRVNPLAVLAPGFLRNLFFLDHDAGSDKKSPWVYEYPESD, encoded by the coding sequence GTGATCCGGAAGGCGGGACGATTTACCGGCCTCGTGCTGATCGAGGCCGTCAGCGCCGTCCTGATCGGGCTGACGGTCCTGGTGGCGCTGTTCCTGTGGCGTCTGTCCAGCGGCCCGATCCAGGTCGATTTCCTGACGCCGGTGATCGAGCAGACGCTGAACGACTCACGGATGGGCGTTCGGGTCGACATCGCGGAGACCGTGCTGAACTGGGGCGGCACGGGAGCCGAGGACGGGGAGCGCGCCTTCGATTTCCAGGCGTTCGACATCCGCGCCCGCGACGCCCGGATCTATGGCCCGACCGGCGCGCTGATCGCGGCGGTGCCGGCGCTGGGCATCAGCTTCGACATGCGCGAACTGGTCCAGGGCCATGTCCAGCCGACCGTGCTGCGGGTTTTCCAGCCGGACATCCAGCTCCAGCGCGGGGCGGACGGCGCGATCGACGTCGACGTGCGCACCGGCGACCTGCCGGTCGAACATGGCGGGGTCGACGTGGTGGAGGAGGTGCTGAAGGCGCTGCAATTGCCGCCCGGCAGCCAGCCTGGTCCGCTGTCGCGCCTGTCCGAGGTGCGGATTTCCGGTGCGCGCCTGACCCTGGACGACCGGCTGCTCGGCCAGGTCTGGCAGGCACCCCGGGGCGACGTCATCCTGCGGCGCGACGCGGCGGGCCTGAGCGGGAACGCCCGGCTCGACCTGGAGATGGGCAACCGCATCGCCCGGCTCGATGCCCGGCTTCGGTTCCGGAGCGCCGACGGGGTCACCGAGGTCACGGGACGGTTCGGCAACGTATCGCCGGCCGCCCTGGCGGACCGGGCGCCCGCGCTCGGGGCGCTGTCCGCCGTCGCCATGGTGCTGGACGGCAACGCGGAGCTCCGCCTGGACCGCGCCTTCATACCGATGGAGGCGCATATCGACGTCTCGGGCCGCGACGGCGCCGTCACCCTGCCGGATTTCTACGCCGAGCCGCTTGAATTGGCACAGGCGCGGCTGCGTGCTTCGTTCGACAGGCTGAAGCGCCGGGTCGTGGTGGACGAGTTCACCGCCGGCCTGGGTGCGGATCCGGGTGGGCCGACCGTCTCGCTGAACGCCGTCGCGGTCGATCTCGGCGACCGCAGGCTCGACGTGACCGGAACCGCCGAAACCGTCGGCGTGCCGATCGACGAGTTGCGCCGGCTGTGGCCGCAGGGCGTCGCCGGCAACCCGCGCGGCTGGATCACCGAGAACCTGTCGTCCGGCCGGGCCGAGAGGGCCCGAGCGACGGCCCATGCGGTGATCGACCTGGACGCGCCGGAGCAGTCCGAGCTGAAGTCCCTGGACAGCGAGATCCTGGTCAAGGGCGTGCAGGTCCGTTATTTCAAGGAGTTGCCGCCGGTCACCGGGGTGGACGGCGTGGTCCGGATTTCCCCGACCACGCTGACGGTCGACGCCGAGGGCGGGCAGCTCCGCGACATGACTGTCGGAGCGTCGAAGATCGTGATCACCGGACTGGACCAGAAGGACCAGGCGATCGACATCGCGACCCCGGTCTCCGGACCGCTCCGGACCGCGCTGGAGGTGTTGAACCACAAGCCGCTCGGCTTTCCCGACAAGCTGGGGCTGAAGCCGTCGTCGGTCGGCGGATCGGCCAGCGCGCGGCTGACCTTCAAGTTCCCGCTGTTCAACCGCCTGACGGTGGACGACATCGTGTTCGGCGCCAAGGGCAAGCTGTCCGACGTATCCATCAGCGGCCTGCTGCCGCGCCTGCCCGTGACCAAGGCCGACGGCGAGCTGACTTTGGACCCCGAAAAGCTGGTGATCACCGGCAAGGCGCGGGTCAACGGCATCCCGGCCGACATCAGCTGGATGGAGAGCTTCTCGTCCAAGGCCGACATCCTGACCCGGATCACCGCGCGCGGCGAGGTGGGCGAGACCGACCGCGAAAGGCTGGGCTTTCCGACCCGGCCCTATGTGACCGGTCCGGTCGGCCTGGACGCCGTCTATACCGTCGCCAAGCCGGGCCAGGGCAGGCTCGCGGCCAACCTGGACCTGCGGGACGCCGGCATGGCGGTGGAACTCCTGGACTGGACCAAGCGGCCGGGCACTCCCGGTACCGCCCGCGCGACGCTGGAGCTGTCCAAGGGTGACGCCGTCCGCCTGTCCGACATCGCCCTGGACGCGTCGGGGCTCAAAGCGGCCGGCGCCGTGGAACTGGCCCCGGACGGCGCGGTCCGCGGCGTGACCGTGGCCGGCCTGTCGCTGGGCGCGACGCGGCTGGCGGGCAACGCGGCCCCCATGGCGGGAGGCGGCTGGAAAGTGAACCTCTCCGGGCAGAGCCTGGACCTGCGGCCGCTCCGCGACGGGGCGAGGGACCGGAACAGGAAGGCCGCGGAGGACGAGGTTCCGCTCGAAGTGACGGCGGCCCTCGGCCGGGTCATCCTGGGCGAGGGACGGAGCCTCGGCGACGTCTCGGCCAATCTCCAGCGCGACCGGAAGGAATGGACCGCGGCCCAGGTCAACGCCCGGGTCGGCCAGTCCGGTTCCCATCTGGTTCTCCAGTACGCTCCCGAGGCGGCGGGCCGCCGGCTGGTGCTGGAGACCGGCGACGCCGGCGCGATGCTGTACGCACTGGACCTGTTCGACAATATCCGCGGCGGCAGCCTGACCATCGTCGGACATACCGACCCGTCCAAGCCGGACAGCCCGCTGGCCGGCCGGATCGAGATGAGCGACTATTCGATGGTCAACGCGCCGGTGCTGGCCCGGCTGCTCAACGCCGTGTCGCCCAGCGGGCTTGCCGAACTGGTGGAGGGCCGAAGCCTCGGCTTCGCCAAGCTGACCGGCGAGTTCAGCTGGGAAGAGCGGCAGGAGAAGGTGCGCTTCAACGAAGTGCGCACCTCCGGGTCGGCGCTGGGCCTGACCATGGAGGGAACCGTCGATCTCGGGGCGGAGCAGGCGGACCTTCAGGGCACCATCGTGCCGATCTACGGCCTGAACCGCCTGCTGGGCTCCATTCCCGTACTGGGCGACATCCTGACCGGCGGCGAAGGCCAGGGGATCTTCGCCGCCACCTACCAGATCCAGGGACCGCTGAACGACCCGTCGGTCCGCGTCAATCCGCTGGCCGTGCTGGCACCGGGGTTCCTGCGCAACCTGTTCTTCCTGGACCACGACGCCGGCTCGGACAAGAAGAGCCCGTGGGTCTACGAATATCCCGAGAGCGACTGA
- a CDS encoding bifunctional [glutamine synthetase] adenylyltransferase/[glutamine synthetase]-adenylyl-L-tyrosine phosphorylase has translation MTAADALFDPASLPKPADPNATSLGLERWAEQAARCPDAEAAAFARAYAEDPAGRRLLESVFGNSPFLTQAMVLDLPFARRVLTEGFDAAFDAELEAVRTELAGERDMARLMARLRVAKRRVSMVTALADMAGAWDLARVTGALSSFAEDALRLACDHLLSKAAAGGSLILPEPERPSVGSGLIILAMGKFGARELNYSSDIDLIVLYDDHVVQTTQPDNMARTFVRLARDLVRIMEERTRDGYVFRTDLRLRPDPGATPLAVSISAAESYYGSLGQNWERAAMIKARAVAGDLEAGAHFLRFLVPFVWRRSLDFAAIQDIHSIKRQINAHRGYRATAVNGHNVKLGRGGIREIEFFAQTQQLIFGGRDPTLRTSGTVESLLALVAAGRIERSVADDLIRAYDFLRKVEHRVQMKDDRQTHTLPADDAGIAALAAFMGYDAPEPFRADLLGTLDLVEDHYAALFEEAPPLAGAGNLVFTGTEDDPDTLATLRAMGFGNPSSVAAAVRAWHHGRYRATRSTRARELLTELAPILLRALGDTANPDDAFNRFDEFLARLPAGVQLFSMFYSNPNLLNLVAEIMGSAPRLAEVLSRNPNRLDAVLTPGFFDALPSRETLSEQLDLLLRQARDFEDVLNITRRWTNDQIVWAGIHILRNITDGERCGPFLSDVADLGLAALEPRVTEEFARRHGRFDGHGVAILALGKLGSRQMTLRSDLDLIMVYDVPPDLGASDGGKPLAPNEYFIRLTHRMINAVTAPTGEGRLYDVDMRLRPSGNAGPLAISLESFARYQANDAWTWEHMALTRARVIHGPPGLAERLQAAVRAVLTRPRDPDKLLRDVSGMRVRIDKEFGTTDIWDVKYVRGGTIDVEFVAQYLMLRHASEHPEILSGDAGATLRAAARAGLLDGRIADDLCAALSLWRRIQGFLRLTTEGRFVAEKAPAGLRQALIRAAFPESADDAGFGFDALEAKARGIAARAHRHFMELVDEPAARLSVPGS, from the coding sequence ATGACAGCCGCCGACGCCCTTTTCGACCCTGCATCCCTGCCGAAGCCGGCCGACCCCAACGCGACCTCCCTCGGGCTGGAGCGCTGGGCGGAGCAGGCCGCCCGCTGCCCCGACGCCGAGGCCGCCGCGTTCGCCCGCGCATATGCCGAGGATCCGGCCGGCCGCCGGCTGCTGGAGTCGGTGTTCGGAAACTCACCCTTCCTGACCCAGGCGATGGTGCTCGACCTGCCTTTCGCCCGGCGCGTGCTGACCGAGGGGTTTGACGCCGCCTTCGACGCCGAACTGGAGGCCGTCCGCACCGAACTGGCCGGCGAACGCGACATGGCGCGCCTGATGGCGCGTCTGCGGGTCGCCAAGCGCCGGGTATCCATGGTCACCGCCCTGGCCGACATGGCCGGGGCCTGGGACCTGGCCCGCGTCACCGGGGCGCTCAGCAGCTTCGCGGAGGACGCGTTGCGGCTGGCCTGCGACCATCTGCTGTCGAAAGCGGCGGCGGGCGGGTCGCTGATCCTTCCCGAGCCGGAGCGGCCTTCGGTCGGGAGCGGTCTGATCATTCTGGCCATGGGCAAGTTCGGGGCGCGAGAGCTCAATTATTCCAGTGATATCGATCTGATCGTCCTATACGACGACCATGTCGTCCAGACCACCCAGCCGGACAACATGGCCCGGACCTTCGTACGTCTCGCCCGCGATCTTGTCCGCATTATGGAGGAACGTACGCGGGACGGCTACGTCTTCCGCACGGATCTCCGTTTGCGCCCCGATCCGGGCGCCACGCCGCTGGCGGTCTCGATCTCGGCCGCCGAATCCTATTACGGCAGCCTGGGCCAGAACTGGGAGCGAGCGGCCATGATCAAGGCGCGCGCGGTCGCCGGCGACCTGGAGGCGGGGGCACATTTCCTGCGCTTCCTGGTCCCCTTCGTCTGGCGCCGCAGCCTGGACTTCGCGGCGATCCAGGACATCCACTCGATCAAGCGCCAGATCAACGCCCACCGCGGCTATCGGGCGACGGCGGTCAACGGCCATAATGTCAAGCTGGGCCGCGGCGGCATCCGCGAGATCGAGTTCTTCGCCCAGACCCAGCAGCTGATCTTCGGCGGCCGCGACCCGACCCTCCGGACGTCGGGCACGGTGGAGAGCCTGCTGGCTCTGGTCGCGGCCGGCCGGATCGAGCGTTCGGTCGCCGACGACCTGATCCGGGCCTATGATTTCCTCCGCAAGGTCGAGCACCGCGTCCAGATGAAGGACGACCGCCAGACCCATACGCTTCCGGCAGACGACGCCGGGATCGCGGCGCTCGCCGCCTTCATGGGCTACGACGCGCCGGAGCCGTTCCGCGCCGACCTGCTGGGCACGCTGGACCTCGTCGAGGACCATTACGCCGCCCTGTTCGAGGAGGCGCCGCCCCTGGCCGGTGCCGGCAACCTTGTGTTCACCGGAACGGAGGACGACCCGGATACCCTGGCGACGCTCCGCGCCATGGGCTTCGGAAACCCCTCCTCGGTCGCCGCCGCGGTGCGCGCCTGGCATCATGGCCGCTACCGGGCGACCCGAAGCACCCGGGCGCGGGAACTGCTGACCGAACTGGCGCCGATCCTGCTCCGGGCGCTGGGCGACACGGCCAATCCCGACGATGCGTTCAACCGCTTCGACGAGTTTCTGGCAAGGCTGCCGGCGGGCGTTCAGCTCTTCTCGATGTTCTACAGCAATCCCAACCTGCTGAACCTCGTGGCCGAGATCATGGGCAGCGCGCCGCGCCTCGCGGAGGTGCTAAGCCGCAACCCCAACCGGCTCGACGCGGTCCTGACGCCCGGCTTCTTCGACGCGCTGCCGTCCCGCGAGACGCTGTCCGAGCAGCTCGACCTTCTGCTGCGCCAAGCGCGGGATTTCGAGGACGTGCTGAACATCACCCGGCGCTGGACCAACGACCAGATCGTCTGGGCCGGCATCCATATCCTGCGCAACATCACCGACGGCGAGCGCTGCGGACCCTTCCTGTCCGACGTCGCGGACCTGGGGCTGGCGGCCCTGGAGCCGCGCGTGACGGAGGAGTTCGCCCGCCGCCACGGCCGGTTCGACGGGCATGGGGTCGCGATCCTGGCGCTGGGCAAGCTGGGCAGCCGGCAGATGACCCTGCGCTCCGACCTCGACCTGATCATGGTCTACGACGTGCCGCCGGACCTGGGCGCTTCCGACGGAGGGAAGCCGCTGGCGCCGAACGAGTATTTCATCCGGCTGACCCATCGGATGATCAACGCCGTGACGGCACCGACCGGCGAGGGGCGCCTTTACGACGTGGACATGCGGCTTCGCCCCAGCGGCAACGCCGGCCCCCTGGCGATCAGCCTGGAGAGCTTCGCCCGCTACCAGGCGAACGACGCCTGGACCTGGGAGCACATGGCGCTGACCCGCGCCCGCGTGATCCACGGCCCGCCCGGCCTCGCCGAGCGGCTGCAGGCCGCCGTGCGCGCGGTGCTGACCCGCCCGCGCGACCCCGACAAGCTGCTGCGCGACGTCTCGGGGATGCGGGTCAGGATCGACAAGGAATTCGGCACGACGGACATCTGGGACGTCAAGTATGTCCGCGGCGGCACCATCGACGTGGAGTTCGTCGCCCAGTACCTGATGCTGCGCCACGCGTCGGAGCATCCGGAGATCCTCAGCGGCGACGCCGGAGCCACGCTGCGCGCCGCGGCCCGGGCCGGCCTGCTGGACGGCAGGATCGCGGACGACCTGTGCGCGGCGCTGTCCCTGTGGCGCCGCATCCAGGGCTTCCTGCGCCTGACCACGGAGGGCCGGTTCGTCGCCGAGAAAGCCCCCGCCGGCCTGCGCCAGGCCCTGATCCGTGCCGCCTTCCCGGAAAGCGCCGATGACGCCGGCTTCGGTTTCGACGCGCTGGAAGCCAAAGCCCGCGGCATCGCCGCCCGCGCGCACCGGCACTTCATGGAGCTGGTGGACGAGCCGGCGGCGCGGCTGAGCGTCCCTGGTTCATGA
- the tyrS gene encoding tyrosine--tRNA ligase codes for MSDLRSEFLRILQTRGFIHQCTDPEGLDALASEGIVTAYIGFDCTADSLHVGHLVSIMMLRWLQRCGHKPIVLMGGGTTKIGDPTGRDESRKMLTDEQIAENMAGIKRVFGQFLTFGDGPTDAVMVNNADWLEKLGYITFLRDMGVHFTVNRMLTFDSVKLRLEREQPMTFLEFNYMILQAYDFLELHRRVGCRLQMGGSDQWGNIVNGVELGRRVDQAGLFGLTTPLMTTASGTKMGKSLGGAVWLNADRLSPYDYWQFWRNTEDADVGRFLRLFTELPLDEIAGLERLEGAGINEAKKRLAFETTRMCHGEAAAQEAAETARRTFEQGGLAEGLPTVGIARGELDAGIPVIDLLVRADLAASKGEAKRLIKGGGARLNDAVVVEETQVTGTGDLNAEGVLKLSAGKKRHALVKAV; via the coding sequence ATGAGCGATCTCCGTTCGGAATTCCTGCGCATCCTGCAAACGCGCGGCTTCATCCACCAATGCACCGATCCGGAAGGCCTCGATGCGCTGGCCTCCGAGGGGATCGTGACCGCCTATATCGGCTTCGACTGCACGGCGGACAGCCTGCATGTCGGACATCTGGTGTCGATCATGATGCTGCGCTGGCTGCAGCGCTGCGGGCACAAGCCGATCGTCCTGATGGGGGGCGGAACCACCAAGATCGGCGATCCGACCGGCCGCGACGAGAGCCGCAAGATGCTGACCGACGAGCAGATCGCGGAGAACATGGCCGGCATCAAGCGGGTGTTCGGGCAGTTCCTGACCTTCGGCGACGGACCGACCGACGCCGTCATGGTCAACAACGCGGACTGGCTGGAGAAGCTGGGCTACATCACGTTCCTCCGCGACATGGGCGTGCATTTCACGGTCAACCGCATGCTGACCTTCGACAGCGTCAAGCTGCGGCTGGAGCGTGAGCAGCCGATGACCTTCCTGGAGTTCAACTACATGATCCTCCAGGCTTACGACTTCCTGGAACTGCACCGCCGCGTCGGCTGCCGGCTCCAGATGGGCGGCTCAGACCAGTGGGGCAACATCGTCAACGGCGTCGAGCTGGGCCGCCGCGTCGATCAGGCCGGCCTGTTCGGCCTGACCACCCCGCTGATGACGACCGCGTCCGGCACCAAGATGGGCAAGAGCCTGGGCGGGGCCGTCTGGCTCAACGCCGACCGGCTGTCGCCGTACGATTACTGGCAGTTCTGGCGCAACACCGAGGACGCCGACGTCGGCCGGTTCCTGCGCCTCTTCACCGAACTGCCGCTGGACGAGATCGCCGGGCTGGAGCGGCTGGAGGGGGCCGGCATCAACGAGGCCAAGAAGCGCTTGGCGTTCGAGACGACCCGGATGTGCCACGGCGAGGCGGCGGCGCAGGAAGCGGCCGAGACCGCCCGGCGCACCTTCGAGCAGGGCGGGCTGGCCGAGGGCCTGCCGACGGTCGGGATCGCCCGCGGCGAACTCGACGCCGGCATCCCGGTGATCGACCTGCTGGTCCGCGCCGACCTCGCGGCATCCAAGGGCGAGGCCAAGCGCCTGATCAAGGGCGGCGGGGCCCGCCTGAACGACGCCGTGGTGGTCGAGGAGACGCAGGTGACCGGCACGGGCGATCTCAACGCCGAGGGCGTGCTGAAGCTGTCGGCGGGCAAGAAGCGCCATGCCCTGGTCAAGGCGGTGTGA